In the Elizabethkingia bruuniana genome, GAAAATTTGCTCAACCAATCATTATGGCAATATTATCTTTTATTAAACCCGATAAAGTAATCCTTCTTAACTCAACAGACTTCAGAGGTCAATTCGAATTCAGACCGTTGGAGCCAGGTTTCGGTTTAACAATCGGGAATGCATTGAGAAGAGTTTTACTTTCTTCTCTAGAAGGGTTTGCTATTTCATCTATCAAAATTGAAGGTGTAGAGCATGAATTTTCTACTATCCCTGGTGTTATTGAAGATGTAACAGAAATCATCCTTAACCTTAAACAACTTCGTCTAAAAGCAAAAACCGAAGGTGCTACGGCAGAGCAGGTTTCTGTAAAAGTGACGGGTAAAGAGGAAATTACTGCTGGTGACTTTGCTTCAGCTATTAGTGGCTTTGAAGTACTAAACCCGGATTTAGTGATCTGTACTCTTAATAAGGATGTTAACTTTGAGATAACTTTCAATATTGAGAAAGGTAGAGGTTATGTTCCGTCAGATCAAAATAAATCTAACAATGCACCGATAGGCACTATAGCGATCGACTCTATTTTTACCCCAATCAAAAAGGTACAATATAGCATCGAAAACTATCGTGTTGAGCAGAAAACTGACTACGAGAAACTTATTCTTGATATCGAAACTGATGGGTCTATCACTCCTCAGAACGCTTTAACTGAAGCATCTAAAATATTAATTTACCACTTCATGTTGTTCTCTGATGAGCGTATCACTCTTGAGA is a window encoding:
- a CDS encoding DNA-directed RNA polymerase subunit alpha → MAILSFIKPDKVILLNSTDFRGQFEFRPLEPGFGLTIGNALRRVLLSSLEGFAISSIKIEGVEHEFSTIPGVIEDVTEIILNLKQLRLKAKTEGATAEQVSVKVTGKEEITAGDFASAISGFEVLNPDLVICTLNKDVNFEITFNIEKGRGYVPSDQNKSNNAPIGTIAIDSIFTPIKKVQYSIENYRVEQKTDYEKLILDIETDGSITPQNALTEASKILIYHFMLFSDERITLETEAVKASAQYDEETLHTRQLLKSKLADMDLSVRALNCLKAAEVETLGELVSFSKSDLMKFRNFGKKSLTELEELVHAKGLNFGFDVSKYKLDADK